One genomic region from Capra hircus breed San Clemente chromosome 18, ASM170441v1, whole genome shotgun sequence encodes:
- the LOC102174506 gene encoding insulin growth factor-like family member 1 isoform X1, whose protein sequence is MYKTACWDLPRFLPLHRSQPRAMTPRRRILAVLAAVCILLLLRSHGAPVSPTGTQLLLCQSHERCGDQFYDPRQYCCYDDAMVPLGRTRKCGNCTFRVCFEQCCPWLVNRPQESFVVKVKGQNCYSAPSSDDRVCGRSKTGGTL, encoded by the exons ATGTATAAAACCGCCTGCTGGGATCTGCCGCGCTTCCTTCCACTCCACCGAAGCCAACCCAGAGCCATGACTCCGCGACGCCGCATCCTGG CTGTCTTGGCCGCTGTCTGCATCCTTTTGCTTCTCCGCTCACATGGTGCCCCAG TGTCCCCCACAGGCACTCAACTGTTGCTGTGCCAGTCACACGAGCGATGCGGGGACCAGTTCTACGACCCCCGGCAGTACTGTTGCTATGACGACGCCATGGTACCCTTGGGCAGGACCCGGAAGTGCGGAAACTGCACCTTTAGGGTCTGCTTCGAGCAGTGCTGCCCGTGGTTGGTCAACAGGCCCCAGGAGTCCTTCGTGGTGAAGGTGAAAGGTCAAAACTGTTACTCGGCCCCATCCTCGGATGATCGGGTTTGTGGCAG GAGCAAAACAGGAGGCACTCTGTGA
- the LOC102174506 gene encoding insulin growth factor-like family member 1 isoform X2 → MTPRRRILVSPTGTQLLLCQSHERCGDQFYDPRQYCCYDDAMVPLGRTRKCGNCTFRVCFEQCCPWLVNRPQESFVVKVKGQNCYSAPSSDDRVCGRSKTGGTL, encoded by the exons ATGACTCCGCGACGCCGCATCCTGG TGTCCCCCACAGGCACTCAACTGTTGCTGTGCCAGTCACACGAGCGATGCGGGGACCAGTTCTACGACCCCCGGCAGTACTGTTGCTATGACGACGCCATGGTACCCTTGGGCAGGACCCGGAAGTGCGGAAACTGCACCTTTAGGGTCTGCTTCGAGCAGTGCTGCCCGTGGTTGGTCAACAGGCCCCAGGAGTCCTTCGTGGTGAAGGTGAAAGGTCAAAACTGTTACTCGGCCCCATCCTCGGATGATCGGGTTTGTGGCAG GAGCAAAACAGGAGGCACTCTGTGA